In Eleutherodactylus coqui strain aEleCoq1 chromosome 11, aEleCoq1.hap1, whole genome shotgun sequence, a single window of DNA contains:
- the LOC136581880 gene encoding acylphosphatase-2-like has translation MKFMEMCKYTEEQGKHVPVVGWVKNIPYETVTGHVQGLKENVEITKNWLRNLGNPMSRIGKAVFTNEREIQNLEYTNFKTKY, from the exons TATACTGAAGAACAGGGCAAACATGTTCCTGTAGTTGGATGGGTCAAAAATATTCCATATGAAACAGTTACTGGTCACGTCCAAGGATTAAAGGAAAATGTGGAAATAAC gaaAAATTGGCTGAGAAATCTTGGCAATCCAATGTCCCGGATCGGCAAGgcagttttcacaaatgaaagagAGATCCAAAACCTAGAATATACGAATTTCAAAACAAAATACTAA